The DNA window ACTTTAGGACAGTGTatcttgaaagaaaaaaaaaattcttctgTGTGAACAGAGTTTTCAATTGTTGTAGCAGTGTGTACCAATATTAATCTGCATGTATAATGAAGTTGAAATTATTTAAGGAGAAAAATGCAGCCTAAACTTGCAAGATAATAGTAATATATTTTGAGTATACGTATActcaaattattatataaaaaaatgggaTTTTGAAAGAGACATTTTGCAGAAACTCAACATATGATCAGCTTCTAAGAGAGATGATTTCTAGCAAAACAGTATCCTCTAAATAATGAATCATAGCTCCAAAATTAGGATAATCAATTTCGTGGGCGTTTAAACTAGtgtatttttttacaatttaatgattaacttttattttgtttcaatttgattattaaattttattttattttcaattggaTTATTAAAATGTTTCTTTGTTTCAACTAGCTAGAGGTTTTTCGGTCGAAAATGTATATATGGAAgctgaaatttttttatctgaaaatttatcatgtatgcataatttaatttaaaaattctcctcaaaatagaaaaaatttaaaaagaaactaGTTTTATCATAAAAACTATTAATCATTTAAGAATCCCTCGCCGAGTCGAATATTTCATTTCAATGAAAGTTATAtctttagttttaaaaaaagagaaaattactatGAGCCTTCTCACGTAtgacataattcacattttaatctctcctgttttaaaattaaactatatgaCCCCTTATTTTTTTTCCGTCAACAGTTTAGTCACACCGTCCATTTTttatgttagtcaacgaagttaaAAGATTCAgtagtaaattaattttcaaatataagGGACGAAATTGttgtcaaaaataaaagtgagggacgATATTATTGTCCAAAATAAAAGTGGGGTGCATAAAGTTTCATTAACTTTGTTAACTAATACTAAAAATGAATGAAATGACTAAAtcgttgataaaaataaaaataagaggtTATATCATTTGATTATCAAATAAGAAGGATTAAAATGTGATTTGTGTCAAATATGAAAAGTGTCACaataatttgctcaaaaaaatttaagaacCATCGAGCATGTGGCTCGTAAGTCGTAATTATtatccataaaaataaaaaaattaattgtaaaacAAATACTACATAAAGAAATCGAAAAGCAGAGgcctgaattttttttttgagaataataaaaatttcattaatagagaaataaaaatacaacttgatcaaatattgaatatatcaatatattcaAGAGGTACAATAATAGAATAtcagtaaaataacaaaaaattatatctaatttcttcaatcgcattgacggagctctttgaatgtgcaactcggcgatccgtccgctccactcgaaggttattttaaaccataaatcgactctttggtctttaaatgagtccgattgagagaatattagaaataagaTTTCTACTGATAGCACTTCAGATTTACGTTCCGTAGATAATTCCATCAAGGAAATAGCAAAACCCATAAAGGGTAAGAGCCAGAACTCCACTAAGGAAGACaaaacactactaaaaaacagccatttagcgacggatttttccgtcgctaaatggctaaattccgtcgctaaactcgtttagcgacggattagcgacggacaacgtccgtcgctaaatatctGGTCGCCAATTTTACAGCGAccgaatacttttttttttgcgacggatttaaaaaaatttgcgacggatttaaatccgtcgcaaatttttaaaaataaaaaaaaaattattttttaattaaaatcgtaaaatgaaatattatttaaacggtCAACCCCCGTCACACACCCACTGGCTATACAACACACACCCGCACTGACCCGCAAATATCGCAAATTttccaacttcccagtaggtcacccatccttcacatTACTCCCATACACTCCTCTTTAACTTTGTAGTTCCCCCGCGCGTGACTCCAACTTATCCAGCTCAGATTCTTGttttatatctatgtatattatatttaaatataacaaaaaggtactcccgcaatttactcccatattatataaaataattattttttcatactaattatttttaaataaaataaattattttttaatcattattttaaataaaaacaacaaattattactattacactttactcccacattctaatataataaatttgttataaataattattttattaaataaataattataataaataaataattatttttaaataaataattattttattaataaataattacaataaataattttttaataaattgttttataattaatattgtctttattaataaatatttgttttaataaatatattttttaattataattttttaataaaaataatacttttagcgacggatttagtaatccgtcgctaaaagtaagcatttagcgacggacgtggtattccgtcgctaaatgtattacttttagcgacggattacaaaatccgtcgctaaaagtgaaaaacaaattggcgggattcatcccgccacttttagcgacggaatttccgtcgctaaaagtggcgggattcatcccgccaattttctttaggatttagcgacggattttgaatccgtcgctaaatccgtcgcaaattttgattttagcgacggatttcaaatccgtcgctaaaatccgtcgcaaatcgactgttttctagtagtgaaacatccataaaggaagaaagaaaaaaccaacagatctcagatctgtgattattgacgtaaaataaactaaatacgagatttaaagagaaaacgagaaggtagggaggtgattttgaaccaaacaatggccaaaatcacctccctcttTTTGCGGTTAGGGTTTctgaaaagaaagagagagttTAGAGAGATGAGAGAGACAGTGGTTTAGCAGAGGCCTGAATTGAAAAGCAGGTTtgcacaaacaaaaaaaaaactacataaAGAAATCGAAAAGACAGAGGCCTTTGATCTAATGGGTTAAAcccttttttatttgataattgtttgttcgccaaaatccaaaattgtatgttaaataaaaaaaagatttacaCAAAAGACTccagttttaaatttatttgcactcaatacttcattttttaaaatttatatttttatctcatttttctattgtttttaattGTACTATCAACTAAATTtaacttattattatttttactccTTTCATATAAAACACATGtccactttttttttctcttttttctcttttttttttctctcttttctcttctctgtcttctcttttttttcttcttctttttgaattttttttttcacgttTTTTCCATTTCAATGGAATTTCTTAACAAATTCTATGTAAAAATACAAGATAAAGAAGAATCCGCGATGTAAGATTCAATCTAATTCGTCTcaaaaattgaaataacaaaATTTTCGCCATTGCCATCACTGATCttcttattctttttcttcttcatcgatcttcttctttttctttttgctttctatgttgttttaaattattgtaatatcattttctggaatttttttcaacttgttttgaaaaaatcgtcattttcttcattaatgatgttttgatctgattttcaaacgtttttaattaattttagaaatcgtttggaactgttttatattgttcgaaacctttgtaaacggtttgaaactgtttttttttgaaactgtttttttggactgtttaaaagtgttttttaaaaactgttttagactgtttgagaTCTTTGTAAGCTGtttatttgaaactgttatttttaaaattgtttgaaagtgtttttagaaactgttttaaattatttgaaatctttgtaaactgtttgaaacatttttaaattgtttgaaactgttttaagaTAAAGATTGCAAATTGtgttttatgaaactgtttaaaacctttataaactatttgaaatctttgtaaactgtttgaaacttttgaaaactgtttgtttttttaaactgtttgaaacacttttaaactgtttgaaaccattgtataattttttttaaatgataataaatatgtcttttaaaaattgtttgaaactgcatttgaaactgtatttgaaactgtttaaaACTGTTAGTTTTTTAATGAgcacaaataaattaaaaatttacacttttctttctttttgaagAAAATTATGATCGTTAGATCTGAATTCGAAGCAAAATTTGAAGCAATTtggttacaaattaaaaattcgagtcGGAtcgaaaattaaatttgaaattcgCTATAAATTTTCAAGAAGTAATGATAGAGTTAGAGAATCAGTTTGTTGAATTGTTTTGTACTGaagattttgaattaaatttttaaattgttagttGTTTTACTTTGAATGagatgaaaaagaagaaaaagaagaagaagacgaagaaaaagagaaaactGTCATAAAACATATAAAGTATAAATggagtaaaataaataaatagaagagtaaaaaataaatatgtgaCACGGTAGGGTATGTAAATTAAGTTGTGATTTTTGAGTTaacaaatgcaaatattttttctatttgggTATTCTTCTAATTATCCCTTAAATAAATGTAAGTTGGATGACGTCCATAGGCTACTCACCAATTATACAAATATGTTAATGTAGTGgagattatttatttataaaagatagaaagtaaaaaaaaacgattttttttaaacgccactaaaaatgtgctcatgttgtttttgaaaagaaatgaaaggtggtaccctgaattgccacgttttaaaattgtgttatttttgcaacttcgtgtaaaggtagtgattttatatataattaacttttttttactaTACCCTTATTTAGTGTTGCCACtaatttctatttatttatacatatcaCTAAATGTTAGCTTAtaagttgattttaaataagaataatatataaaaaataattctaaggtatgttatttattagaaatggacaaaaatttgaaaaaaaatataaaaaaaacaaataagttTATTGGGACAGAGAgagtaataattatattaattaatcaaattttaaattcattttaaaatctttaaaatgtaCCACTTTTGATTATCtaatcattaaataaaattttattcttttctaaGCCTTCAACTTCGCGAGAACGTATGTTCAAGTTCCTGGATAATAAAAATGACATCATTTCATTATATTCGCGAGCACAAATTTTTACTCTAAACGGTGTTATTTTTGTTATTCAGGAATGTGGACATGTGTTTTCATCAAATTGAAAAACTAAAAtagaacaaaattttatttaaggattagaTAATCAAAAGTTatcattatttttagatttagcaTTCTCACTCCTCAAGTcgttttttacaatttttagcATCAATCAGTAGTAATTCTCATATATTCGTGTATATCAAATGTTACCTCTCTTGAAACTTTTTATAGTTCTATTTTaacaaaactttatattttcagTACTCGTTAATTGACTGAGGtggttttttctcttttctgGTTGTTCAATAAATTCATTGTttgattatattaatttatttaaaaattaaattaaagaaattaaacaGCTTATTAATAAATGGTTAAAATGAGCATTAAATCTATTGGATTTTATTTgcttaaaaaaagttcaaaatatctgaaaaatattatttgtgtGCCTATGCACATTTTAAAGATATTTGATTTATGGCCGCTAAAGCAAAAAAGGCTGAGTCTAGAATAGTGCTTGCCGAAAGGTAAAATTTTAATgggttaattgtaaattaaatcacaaattttagtataatttataattgcaATACGAACTTGAAAACTTGTCAATGTCAGtactaactttcattttttgacaaCTAGTACACCGGCCAATCATGTAAAAACACGTGGTTGGATTCTAcaaatgtccacgttagtgtttttcagTTCGATACCAATTTGTCCAAAAAAAAGTTGATTACTGaaagtttcaaagttcgtgttgtaattgtaaatcagaataaattttatgatttaatttgcaactAATCCAATTTTAATTTAGGACTCTTGTAGTTGATTAATAAGTACCTTCTTCATCCCATGATGTGTCTATATTCCGGTTAAATCTTACTGTACTTGCATAAACTATAATAGCAATTCTGGATTGCTAAACACCGCCCGGTTTTACTTACCACCGCACAGGCAAAAGACATTTCTGCCCTTttagcaaaattttgaaaaaaaaagttctctcaactcattcgaatacattcgaacaaatacgtaaaaaATCGATTAAAATGACGAACAACGAGTACAATTCATCGGATAACGAGtatcgacgttcggaaacaacccccgataaatattttttaaaaaaaaaactcgaaataaataatttttttaaatttttttaaggagGGACGTTTACATTTCACGTCCCCTCCAGAGGAGTGGACGCCGGAaagcggcgtcccctcctctggagaggacgtggaTTTCCCACGTCCTCTCCTGAAGAGGGGACGAACGACGTCCCCTCTTCAGGAGAGGACGTGGGAAAtccacgtcctctccagaggaggggacgccgctttccggcgtcctctccagaggaggggacgccgctttccggcgtcctctcctctggaggggacgccggacgtcCCCTTTTCAgtcggaggggacgccggaaaaacagaaaaaaaaaattaaaaattattttttatctcgaAAAAGCCGGAACATattgtttccgaacgtcgataCTCGTTATCCGATGAATTGTACTCGTTGTTCGTCATTTTAATCGATtttttacgtatttgttcgaatgtattcgaatgagttgagagaacttttttttaaaaaattttgcTAAAAGGGCAGAAATGTCTTTTGCCTGTACGGTGGTAAGTAAAACCGGGCGGTGTTTAGCAATACCCTAGCAAttttaaatgctaaaaaaacAATGAAGAAAAACTCACGGGATATATAATTAGGTGTAtttaaagtataaaatatttgatttttgcggtaccattaattttaaaaaatcattcaaATGCTATTTTTTCATAgcaaataaaattttgtattcTCAGTTAGTACAATCAAACCGACTGgtcttatttgattttaaaaaactataaaaCGACTAGCAGCCATTTTCAtggaattatttaaatataatattttttttaataaaggctAAAACTTtcattgatgagaatgaaaatTACACAGATGAAATGGTTCTTCgacaaattaaaagaattattctaaaataatgaTGAGCTGTTAATACAGTCATCAATTAGGGCTTTTTTAACCATCAAAAGATTACCCAAAACATACATGGTTCAAATTGAAAATACGATCTTGAAACCGCTTGATTCTTGAGgcttcaaacttttcaaatcacaTTTTCAATATGGATCTATAAGTGACCTCCCAATTTTTAGATCTATAAGAATATAAATCTAAAGTTTGAATAGATTAAAGAGGAGATAAAAGACTTTAAAAAtctattcaattaaaataaaattcaaacaaacatCATAGAATAAGACTTATTGTAACAAGAAAAGTAGATTTGCGATTAATAGTACTATGGGCGGAGAGAAAATGATTTTCCGGTTAATCggaaaaatcatcttttttcacCTTTAAAGAAGATGGAATTTTGGTTTTAAAGAGAAGAGGGAGAGGGTACTTTTTGCAAGCCAATTTGAACATTAAATTAAAGTTCCCATTAAATATAATAGAATAATCATAAAAGTTCCCATTATATATAATGCATGTTGATGCAATGGAGATCTAACTAATTCTTATCctaatgattttaattattattttacgaccAAAGTTGTCGTTCATGTTAACCGGTGGGTGGCCTATGGACGTCAGCTAAGGGGATCCATTATgaatataacaaaatatttccctcttgttttctgttttttagtttaactaaaaaaaaggtaaaaacaaATATGAGCTGTGAGaaaagttctttttttttataaattaaaaaaaatgcatcaataatagagaaaaaaaatttaatatttttttaaaacataattatcccagcatttttttaacttattttcatatcatgtttttttttatctgagCTATCagttttagagttttaatttaaaaaatttatttttttatattattatgttttttaatttttttattgattttttttttattttctgatggtgatttttttttgtgctTTTAATaccataaaaaaatgaaaccgTTCATGCCAAAAATAAGTTAATAATTAGATGAGATGAGTATATCTTTTTACTATACAACATTCATTAGTATAAGATGGACAGAATATAATCCAAAGTGCAGTTGAGTTGTTAAGGCGCTCTTCTAATTTAAATGAAGTCGCGAGTTTGAACAGTATTCATGTATGcagctgtttaaaatttgggtcGGAACTTTCCTTCTACAAGGAATCTATTCGGTTAGAGTGGAAATCAATTTaatgtgaaaagtttaaaggtgccGTCTCATAATTGAAACTTATTCAGGACACctcatgaaattaaaaaaaataagatggacaaaataatctattgtcatatATATACAATCTATTGTTGTGGAGTTAAAAATataagagcaaattattttaagaCTCTTCACGTTTGTCGTAACTCACAGTTTGATAACACTTGTTTGAAAATCATACGATTTAATAtcttagttttaattttgaaaattataaaactcTTATGTTAAATATAGATACTAAATCGTTAACAGAATAAAATGTgaggtatcaaattgtttgaaaatgaggtatcaaatcgtttatataattgaaactgagatACTAAATCATTTATACTAATTGAAATGTAGATACtaaatcgtttatataattaaaacatagatattaaattatttaaaagtaaatttgaaattattaacGCAACTAACATAAGAGgtttatagtttacaaaattaaaatcgaGATACCaagtcatttaatttttaaataagggataccaaactgtaaattatactaacaaatatgaagagttttaaaattaatttgctcaaaataaagtacagcCCAATAATTTCCATGTTGGACTGCACACTGAAGTTGAATAAGAGTCACCACCACCGCTTTATAACTTAAGGCACGCAACTCCATAACAATCATCATCATCGTCATCAACCAATAACCAGACCAAACACATCTCATCAATTTCTCAGAAAGTGATACAATAATTTCTGGAGAATCATGCTAAATCTCCCAACTTCAATCACTACCCCCTTCAAATGGGCACTCAATTTCATTCAAAATTATTACCAACAACCACAAATACCGGAAAATAACGGTAACcatgaagaactaaagatatacAAGTACAAGACAAGTGGTGCTGAAGAATTTGAATGCGCAATTTGTTTGAGCAAGATTGAAGAAGACTCGGAGATTAGAGAGTCGAGATGTGTTCATATATTTCATAGGGTTTGTTTAGACCGATGGGTTTATGGCTATGGCCGGAGCTCTTGTCCTCTTTGCAGAAACTCTGTCGGTCCACGTAGGTTTATCAGTGATCTTCGTCTTGAAGTTTTGGTTTTTAagttttcttcttttacttcttctgaTGATCGTGATACATGGTGGCTCCGGTGATTCAAATTTTGCGGTTACCGGTTTATACTAAAGGGTTACTATCCGAACTATCGTGTTTTAACAAAACggttagaaaaatttaaaatattataattatgtttatcgaactataaataattttacaaaacatTTACTGGTAATGCTGATATGGACGAGATAAAAATGTATATTCAGGTGACAAGTGGGTAAATATTTTGTAGAAACATTGTAGTTTGATAATCGTTTTGTAGTTTTTTATAATTCGATAATCAgtttataaaaaagttatagtTATTAATTAGCCATTaaatatttaacccaaacttcaGATATCTATCGTTGTTGTTTTTTCAACTTTATCTTCTGTTTACACATATTATGGCGAGTATATGTCTTGTTTCATGGAGTAGAAGATTTATAGTAAAACAGTATCCTTTAAAGAATGAACTCAAGCTCAAAAATCATTTAGCctttgtttggtttaattttcatctgaaatttaattcatttaaatttatttaatataattgtatttatttataaataaattttattaattcttagAATCAACTAATCAAAAGATAATATAGAACAAATACGTTTGAGAAATATGAATCCTTCCCCATGAGCTAACAAGCACATATTAATACACCCACCATGCTTAGAATTGATTGAAGACGCAAATGTTTTTTCAAGAAAAACAGCTTCAATTTTGAGTTCCGCTCACATTAGTATAAAGAAATCGTCAACAAAAATTCTTTTTCTTACAGTTTGAGTTCCCTAATAATATTTTCTGGCTACGCCATGGAATATAGCCACTGAAACTCGAGCATTCGGATCGAAtcgatttaataaaaaatgaacaGTTCATTCTATCAAATTAtctcttttttattataaaaaagttgGTTATCAGTTTATATACAGCTTAAAAAATcatagtaattaattttatatcaatttataaaattttagtcataattttataaaaatatgcaagcattttaagattttttaacAACAACAAAATGGACAACACTTTTACCATCAATGAATCGAGTTGGATTTGGTTGTTTGATTATAGTATTGTACAGTCCCACATTATCGTCAATGTTGAAGAAGAATATGATAACTGGTGGGTGGCCTATGGATGTCAGCCAATTACTAGATTCATTATGAATGTAAGAAAGAAAATACTAATTTTTGCGAAGAATTTCTCAAATTCGAAGAGTCAGAAAAGTTGATTCAGAAAAGGACAAAAGCGCACTAATAATACAATTTAATATAggactaattattaaaaaaaacaaattttgaattttacaaatctaatcaaacttttaattctaataattttaatctagttttaaaaattcaaagcgatttttaattaattttacaaagGTTGTCGTCCATGTTAAAGAAGAATATGATGACAGGTGAGTGGCCTATGGACGTCAGCTAAGTTGATACTATTGCTATTTCCTCATATTATAACTTTGAAATAGAGTAAAAACTATATATCTCCAAAAAAATGCCAATGACCTCCTAGTACAATTGGTTAAGAAATGAGACATAAGACCAAAAAGTTTTGAGTTCCATCCCTTACGTGGATAAGAGGAAGCACACATTTGAAAAAGAGAAATTTAGGGAAAACACTCcaattttttagaatatttgtAAAATCTACCTCACGCTGGAAAAGTTAATGAAAATACCTtccatttttaatgttttatgttATTACTCTTaacatgtattttatttattcttttacctttttaaataaaagcaAATACCCTGTGTCAGTGAAGTTATCTTTTACTCTAATTAGCTTTCACCTGTCTCTTCTCTTTTTCCTTCTTCATTAGCTTTAATGTCGAAGAGGAGGAAAGGACGACCTCACTGTCGCCAAATCGTCTGAAGCATTAAAATATCTTCGGCGATAGAGGCAAACTTATGTAGCGGAGGGATTTTTGCCGGCAGCGGAGGGATTTTTGCCGGCA is part of the Mercurialis annua linkage group LG3, ddMerAnnu1.2, whole genome shotgun sequence genome and encodes:
- the LOC126672837 gene encoding RING-H2 finger protein ATL5-like, translated to MLNLPTSITTPFKWALNFIQNYYQQPQIPENNGNHEELKIYKYKTSGAEEFECAICLSKIEEDSEIRESRCVHIFHRVCLDRWVYGYGRSSCPLCRNSVGPRRFISDLRLEVLVFKFSSFTSSDDRDTWWLR